One part of the Anaeromyxobacter sp. Fw109-5 genome encodes these proteins:
- a CDS encoding TetR/AcrR family transcriptional regulator: MPRPARPATRGTASPEPRDRLLDTAGRLFYKHGFRAVGIDRILAESGVAKMTLYRHFASKDELIAAYLERADREFWEWAESAMAAARTPEARLLALFDALARHTTSAECLGCPFQGAALAFPELEHPGHRRALRNKLAVRDRLASMAKQAGLRSSESLAAQLLLLMDGAWVAARVFGPGDNPGASVGQAARALIEAHRRASTKPSRG, encoded by the coding sequence GTGCCCCGCCCCGCACGCCCCGCGACACGCGGGACGGCCTCCCCCGAGCCGCGCGACCGGCTGCTCGATACGGCCGGCCGCCTGTTCTACAAGCACGGCTTCCGCGCCGTGGGCATCGACCGCATCCTCGCCGAGTCGGGCGTGGCCAAGATGACGCTGTACCGGCACTTCGCCTCCAAGGACGAGCTCATCGCGGCGTACCTGGAGCGAGCCGACCGGGAGTTCTGGGAATGGGCGGAGTCGGCGATGGCGGCGGCTCGCACGCCGGAAGCCCGACTCCTGGCGCTGTTCGACGCGCTGGCCCGGCACACCACCAGCGCCGAGTGCCTCGGCTGTCCATTCCAGGGCGCGGCGCTGGCGTTTCCCGAGCTCGAGCACCCCGGCCACCGGCGGGCGCTCCGGAACAAGCTCGCGGTCCGGGACCGGCTGGCCTCGATGGCGAAGCAAGCTGGCCTCCGTTCCTCCGAGTCACTCGCCGCGCAGCTGCTGCTCCTCATGGATGGGGCGTGGGTCGCCGCCCGCGTGTTCGGCCCGGGGGACAATCCTGGGGCCAGCGTCGGCCAGGCCGCCCGGGCGCTCATCGAGGCACATCGGCGCGCGTCGACGAAGCCCTCTCGCGGGTGA
- a CDS encoding TetR/AcrR family transcriptional regulator, producing the protein MTRRRHYTLGKRADARDATRRRIVEATMACHQERGILATTLRDIATRAGVSPGTVLNHFPRMPELVQACGALTAATWPFPGDEVLAGRLALEDRVRAVAVALYRAWDTPFAPIVPRLQLERAEVTALDAWFSDVEARHHALVRAALPAGASGAQLALAYALTSFPTWRTLTSEGLTTEEAAAQAASAVLSVLDRPQGASRARVRAREEPPHADADRGSR; encoded by the coding sequence GTGACCCGCCGACGCCACTACACCCTCGGCAAGCGCGCCGACGCGCGCGACGCGACCCGCCGTCGGATCGTGGAGGCCACGATGGCCTGCCATCAGGAGCGCGGCATCCTCGCGACGACGCTCCGCGACATCGCGACGCGAGCCGGCGTCTCGCCGGGGACGGTGCTGAACCACTTTCCGCGCATGCCGGAGCTGGTGCAGGCGTGCGGCGCGCTCACGGCGGCGACCTGGCCGTTCCCCGGCGACGAGGTGCTCGCGGGACGCCTCGCGCTCGAGGATCGCGTTCGGGCGGTCGCCGTCGCGCTCTACCGGGCGTGGGACACACCCTTCGCTCCCATCGTCCCGCGGCTGCAGCTCGAGCGCGCGGAGGTCACGGCGCTCGACGCCTGGTTCTCGGACGTCGAGGCGCGCCACCACGCGCTCGTGCGCGCGGCCCTGCCTGCCGGCGCATCCGGCGCGCAGCTCGCGCTCGCGTACGCGCTCACCTCCTTCCCGACGTGGCGGACGCTCACGTCGGAGGGGCTCACGACCGAGGAGGCGGCGGCCCAGGCCGCCTCGGCCGTGCTCTCCGTCCTGGACCGACCGCAGGGCGCGTCGCGGGCGCGAGTCCGCGCGCGAGAGGAGCCGCCACATGCAGACGCAGATCGAGGAAGTCGCTGA
- a CDS encoding SRPBCC domain-containing protein, with the protein MVDIIHRVGIKAPVSKVYAALSSVEGVAGWWTREATGQSRPGGTISFVFRTPDGDEMGRMDMEVLELVADKRVRWRVKSGPEEWVGTDVTFDLSQQGEYTVVLFGHRNWREAVEFTAHCSMKWAAFLLSLRQLVETGVGKPHPDDLKIDDWN; encoded by the coding sequence ATGGTGGACATCATTCACAGGGTCGGGATCAAGGCGCCCGTTTCGAAGGTCTATGCGGCGCTCTCGTCGGTGGAAGGCGTCGCGGGCTGGTGGACGAGGGAGGCGACGGGACAGTCGCGGCCCGGCGGGACGATCAGCTTCGTGTTTCGCACTCCGGACGGAGACGAGATGGGCAGGATGGACATGGAGGTGCTCGAGCTGGTCGCCGACAAGAGGGTGCGGTGGCGCGTCAAGTCGGGGCCCGAGGAGTGGGTGGGAACCGACGTGACGTTCGACCTGTCCCAGCAAGGCGAGTACACGGTGGTCCTCTTCGGCCACCGGAACTGGCGGGAGGCGGTGGAGTTCACGGCCCATTGCAGCATGAAGTGGGCGGCGTTCCTCCTGAGCCTCAGGCAGCTCGTCGAGACGGGCGTGGGTAAGCCCCACCCCGATGACCTCAAGATCGACGACTGGAACTAG
- a CDS encoding alpha/beta fold hydrolase, producing the protein MRTSLAHSPEPRRPAAADAPFASEANQVRYRSVELQGVEVFYRDAGHADAPAVLLLHGFPSSSHMFRGLIPALADRYRVIAPDYPGFGHSAAPERGHFAYTFDRFASIVGELTDALGLERYALYVMDYGAPVGFRLATAHPERVSAIVVQNGNAYEEGLERFWDPIKAYWSSGSEEHREALRWLTSLAATRWQYTHGEADATLVSPDAWTFDQALLDRPGNAEIQLDLFYDYRTNLPLYPAWQAYFREQAPPMLVVWGRNDEIFVAAGAEPYTRDDPRAEVHMLDAGHFALETHGPEIARLMRRFLAKQVK; encoded by the coding sequence ATGCGGACGTCCCTTGCCCATTCCCCCGAGCCCCGTCGCCCCGCGGCGGCCGACGCACCGTTCGCGTCCGAGGCGAACCAGGTTCGCTACAGGAGCGTCGAGCTCCAGGGGGTCGAGGTGTTCTACCGCGACGCCGGGCACGCGGACGCGCCGGCGGTGCTCCTGCTGCACGGGTTTCCAAGCTCGTCGCACATGTTTCGCGGGCTCATCCCGGCGCTCGCCGACCGCTACCGCGTGATCGCCCCGGACTATCCCGGCTTCGGCCACTCGGCCGCGCCGGAGCGCGGGCACTTCGCGTACACGTTCGACCGCTTCGCGAGCATCGTCGGCGAGCTGACCGACGCGCTCGGGCTCGAGCGGTACGCGCTGTACGTGATGGACTACGGCGCGCCGGTCGGCTTCCGCCTGGCGACGGCGCATCCCGAGCGGGTGAGCGCGATCGTCGTCCAGAACGGCAACGCGTACGAGGAGGGCCTGGAGCGCTTCTGGGATCCCATCAAGGCGTACTGGAGCTCCGGGAGCGAGGAGCACCGAGAGGCGCTCCGCTGGCTCACGTCGCTCGCGGCGACCCGCTGGCAGTACACGCACGGCGAAGCGGACGCCACGCTCGTCAGCCCCGACGCGTGGACCTTCGACCAGGCGCTGCTCGATCGCCCGGGGAACGCGGAGATCCAGCTCGACCTCTTCTACGACTATCGCACCAACCTCCCGCTGTACCCGGCGTGGCAGGCGTACTTCCGCGAGCAGGCGCCGCCGATGCTGGTGGTCTGGGGCAGGAACGACGAGATCTTCGTCGCAGCGGGCGCGGAGCCGTACACGCGGGACGATCCGCGGGCGGAAGTCCACATGCTCGACGCCGGCCACTTCGCCCTCGAGACCCACGGCCCGGAGATCGCGCGCCTCATGCGCCGCTTCCTGGCCAAGCAGGTGAAGTGA
- a CDS encoding LysR family transcriptional regulator — translation MRERMRRGIHPCARGTPVDRLHEMEVFVAVADAGSFAKAGARLRISPPAVTRAVASLERRLGVRLFNRTTRSLRLTEAGLRFLESAKPLLGDLEEAEREAAGDSAAPSGHLTVTTSVTFGRSAMAPVVTEFLRNHPRVTASLMLVDRVVNLVEEGIDVAVRIGQLPDSSLVARRIGEVQRVLVASPEYLAKHGAPASPAELKRHSVIAFTGLMPNREWRFVDGAESSRIAVQPRFEVNDAFAALEAAEAGDGITISPSFIVAERIAAGRLAPVLAAYTAPPVSVQLVHPQSRLVAPKVRAFVEFAGPRLKDVLRRLPTLAARPPARTPTEPRAAETARGGGAGTRG, via the coding sequence TTGCGGGAACGTATGCGGCGCGGAATACACCCTTGCGCGCGGGGAACGCCGGTGGATCGCCTGCACGAGATGGAGGTATTCGTCGCCGTCGCCGACGCCGGCAGCTTCGCCAAGGCGGGCGCGCGGCTCCGCATCTCGCCTCCCGCCGTGACGCGGGCGGTGGCTTCGCTCGAGCGGCGGCTCGGCGTCCGGCTGTTCAACCGGACGACGCGCAGCCTCCGCCTCACGGAGGCGGGGCTCCGCTTCCTCGAGAGCGCGAAGCCTCTCCTCGGCGATCTGGAGGAGGCGGAGCGGGAGGCCGCGGGAGACAGCGCGGCGCCCTCCGGCCATCTCACCGTCACCACCTCGGTGACGTTCGGCCGCTCCGCCATGGCGCCGGTCGTGACCGAGTTCCTCCGGAACCATCCGCGCGTCACCGCCTCGCTGATGCTGGTCGATCGCGTGGTCAACCTGGTCGAGGAAGGCATCGACGTGGCCGTGCGCATCGGCCAGCTGCCGGATTCGTCGCTCGTCGCCCGACGGATCGGCGAGGTGCAACGTGTCCTCGTCGCCAGCCCCGAGTACCTGGCGAAGCATGGCGCTCCGGCTTCCCCGGCCGAGCTCAAGCGACACTCCGTCATCGCGTTCACCGGCCTCATGCCGAACCGGGAGTGGCGGTTCGTCGACGGCGCGGAAAGCTCCCGGATCGCGGTGCAGCCGCGGTTCGAGGTCAACGACGCCTTCGCCGCCCTCGAGGCCGCCGAGGCCGGGGACGGCATCACCATCTCCCCCTCCTTCATCGTCGCGGAGAGGATCGCGGCCGGCCGTCTCGCGCCGGTGCTCGCCGCCTACACGGCGCCGCCGGTCTCGGTGCAGCTCGTCCACCCGCAGTCGCGCCTCGTCGCGCCGAAGGTCCGCGCCTTCGTCGAGTTCGCTGGCCCGCGCCTCAAGGACGTGCTCCGCCGCCTTCCGACGCTCGCGGCGAGACCGCCGGCGAGGACGCCCACCGAACCGCGAGCCGCCGAGACCGCGCGAGGGGGCGGCGCTGGAACGCGCGGGTGA
- a CDS encoding MBL fold metallo-hydrolase, with protein sequence MQTQIEEVADRTYRISTLVPTIGPRGFRFNQYLLAADEPLLYHCGMRALFPAVRDAVARVMSPERLRWIGFSHVEADECGAMNLWLAAAPSATVIHGPVGCNVSLNDLADRPPRMLADGEAVDLGDRRVRLLVTPHVPHNWESVVLLEETTRALFCGDLLTTDGDGPAVSGEDPSGHVIETERMFRAHSSLSATAATLRRLAGLEPATLLAMHGSAFEGDGARVLRGMADGFDSLAEAP encoded by the coding sequence ATGCAGACGCAGATCGAGGAAGTCGCTGACCGGACCTACCGCATCTCCACGCTCGTCCCGACGATCGGCCCGAGGGGCTTCCGCTTCAACCAGTACCTCCTCGCGGCGGACGAGCCGCTCCTGTACCACTGCGGGATGCGCGCGCTCTTTCCCGCCGTGCGCGACGCGGTGGCGCGCGTGATGTCGCCGGAGCGGCTCCGCTGGATCGGCTTCTCGCACGTCGAGGCGGACGAGTGCGGAGCGATGAACCTCTGGCTCGCCGCGGCGCCCAGCGCGACGGTGATCCACGGCCCGGTCGGCTGCAACGTCTCCCTGAATGATCTCGCCGACCGCCCGCCGCGCATGCTCGCGGACGGCGAGGCGGTCGACCTCGGTGACAGGCGCGTGCGCCTCCTCGTGACGCCGCACGTGCCACACAACTGGGAGTCCGTCGTCCTGCTCGAGGAGACGACGCGCGCGCTCTTCTGCGGGGATCTCCTCACCACCGACGGCGACGGGCCGGCGGTGAGCGGCGAGGATCCCTCCGGGCATGTGATCGAGACGGAGCGCATGTTCCGCGCCCACTCCTCCCTCTCTGCGACCGCCGCGACGCTCCGCCGGCTCGCCGGGCTCGAGCCGGCGACGCTGCTCGCGATGCACGGCTCCGCCTTCGAGGGCGACGGCGCGCGCGTCCTTCGCGGCATGGCCGACGGCTTCGACTCGCTCGCCGAGGCGCCGTGA
- a CDS encoding MBL fold metallo-hydrolase has product MISRPEPTPDLEVRVTYIGGPTALIEVGGLRLLTDPTFDPAGTRFRLTTKLAGPALAPGALGRVDAVLLSHDQHPDNLDDAGRGVLSRAGVVLTTRAGASRLGANAVGLAPWEAYALLGTGGRVRVTAVPARHGPAELVSRIGDVTGFVVSREGAGAGALYVSGDTVFFDGVAEIGRRFELGTAFLHLGAVRLPDYGPERVTMDAEEAVFAFENLGAQRFVPLHFEGWSHLRESREQLRAVFDRKGIADRVVWLEPGRTISLGHD; this is encoded by the coding sequence ATGATCTCTCGTCCTGAACCGACCCCAGACCTCGAGGTCCGCGTCACCTACATCGGCGGGCCCACCGCGCTCATCGAGGTCGGGGGGCTCCGCCTCCTGACCGACCCGACCTTCGATCCCGCGGGCACGCGCTTCCGCCTCACCACCAAGCTCGCTGGCCCAGCGCTCGCGCCCGGCGCGCTCGGGCGCGTCGACGCGGTGCTCCTCAGCCACGACCAGCATCCGGACAACCTCGACGACGCCGGCCGGGGAGTCCTTTCGCGCGCCGGGGTCGTGCTCACCACGCGGGCGGGCGCCAGCCGCCTGGGCGCGAACGCCGTCGGTCTCGCTCCCTGGGAGGCGTACGCGCTCCTCGGGACCGGCGGACGCGTCCGCGTCACGGCGGTCCCAGCCCGTCACGGACCCGCCGAGCTCGTGTCGCGCATCGGCGACGTCACCGGGTTCGTCGTATCGCGCGAGGGCGCGGGGGCGGGCGCGCTCTACGTCTCCGGCGACACCGTCTTCTTCGACGGCGTGGCCGAGATCGGTCGCCGGTTCGAGCTCGGCACCGCGTTCCTCCACCTCGGCGCGGTCCGGCTCCCGGATTACGGCCCGGAGCGCGTGACGATGGACGCGGAGGAGGCGGTCTTCGCCTTCGAGAACCTCGGCGCGCAGAGGTTCGTGCCGCTGCACTTCGAGGGCTGGAGCCACCTGCGCGAGTCGCGCGAGCAGCTCCGCGCCGTGTTCGACCGCAAGGGGATCGCGGACCGGGTCGTGTGGCTCGAGCCGGGGCGGACGATCTCGCTGGGGCACGACTGA